A single Thermoanaerobacterium sp. RBIITD DNA region contains:
- a CDS encoding type II toxin-antitoxin system RelE/ParE family toxin — translation MKYEIRYLPLASKDLSNIVSYISDELKAPKAAMDLINELDTSISRLAQFPYSCRVYQPEKSLEYEYRILPVKNYLVFYVVKEQVVEIHRVIYAKMDLSKIIK, via the coding sequence ATGAAGTATGAAATTAGATACCTGCCTTTGGCAAGTAAAGATTTATCAAATATTGTGTCTTATATTTCAGATGAGTTAAAAGCACCAAAGGCAGCAATGGATTTAATTAATGAATTGGATACTTCTATATCAAGGCTTGCACAGTTTCCGTATTCATGCAGGGTGTATCAACCTGAAAAATCTCTTGAATATGAATACAGGATATTACCTGTAAAAAACTATTTAGTGTTTTATGTAGTTAAAGAACAGGTTGTTGAGATTCACAGGGTTATATATGCTAAAATGGATTTAAGCAAAATTATAAAATGA
- the purE gene encoding 5-(carboxyamino)imidazole ribonucleotide mutase yields MPKVAVIMGSDSDFPLMKKCIAVLKEFDIAYDVRIISAHRTPEIAHDFSKNATKEGYEAIIAAAGKAAHLAGVIASMTVIPVIGVPVKSSTMDGLDSLLSTVQMPKGIPVATVAIDGAENAALLAVQILGIKYPDLMQKMLDYKKRLAEEVIEKDKKIQEEVL; encoded by the coding sequence ATGCCAAAAGTAGCAGTTATAATGGGAAGCGACTCAGATTTTCCTTTGATGAAAAAATGCATAGCAGTTTTAAAAGAATTTGATATCGCATATGATGTTAGAATTATTTCGGCACATAGAACACCTGAAATCGCACATGATTTTTCTAAAAATGCCACTAAAGAGGGATATGAAGCAATAATAGCCGCCGCAGGTAAGGCGGCACATCTGGCTGGTGTTATAGCATCAATGACAGTAATACCTGTTATAGGTGTACCTGTTAAATCATCGACAATGGATGGTTTGGATTCATTACTATCAACAGTTCAAATGCCAAAGGGGATACCTGTTGCGACTGTTGCAATTGACGGCGCTGAAAATGCCGCTTTACTTGCTGTACAAATTCTTGGTATAAAATATCCTGATTTGATGCAGAAGATGTTAGATTATAAAAAGAGATTGGCAGAAGAAGTAATTGAAAAAGATAAAAAAATACAGGAAGAGGTGCTGTAA
- a CDS encoding NCS2 family permease: MVDGNGKKGFLDSYFKLKENGTTVKTEVIAGITTFITMAYIIFVNPAILMQAGMNAKGLLGSAATKAGLSVANDPVIGAVFVATILSSVVATLVMGLFANVPFALSAGMGMNAFFTFYVVLTLHYSWQAALALALISGVINIIITATKIRILIIKAIPQSLRSAIGAGIGLFIAIIGMENGGIITQSKDTLVTLGNFKNPEVILTVIGIAIIAILMTKKIKGSILIGIIATTIIGIPMGITHISNLKTIAQIPPSLAPTFMKLDFAGLLKPGTTGSLISILTGLITVILAFSMADMFDAIGTLIGTGTKTHIFNEEDFEKSKGGFKTKFERALFADAIGTTIGSFLGTSTITTYVESASGISEGGKTGLTSVVVAILFLVSLFFAPIIGIVPAQATAPALIIVGALMISSVTKVNFEDFSEAFPAFMTIAFMPFTYSISNGIAVGFIFYPICKMVVGKAKEVHPLMYIIGLLFLLRFAFFMG, encoded by the coding sequence ATGGTAGATGGTAATGGCAAGAAGGGTTTTCTCGATAGTTATTTTAAGCTTAAAGAGAATGGTACAACAGTCAAGACTGAAGTAATAGCAGGTATAACGACATTTATTACAATGGCATATATCATTTTTGTAAACCCGGCAATACTTATGCAGGCAGGAATGAATGCTAAAGGCCTTTTAGGATCTGCAGCAACAAAAGCTGGATTATCTGTTGCAAATGATCCGGTTATCGGTGCCGTATTTGTGGCAACAATATTATCATCTGTTGTAGCAACATTAGTCATGGGTCTATTCGCAAATGTGCCATTTGCATTGTCAGCAGGCATGGGAATGAATGCCTTCTTTACATTTTATGTTGTATTGACATTACATTATTCATGGCAGGCAGCACTTGCACTTGCATTAATAAGCGGAGTTATTAATATCATTATAACAGCAACTAAGATAAGAATATTGATAATAAAAGCAATACCTCAATCACTTAGAAGTGCTATTGGAGCAGGTATTGGACTTTTTATAGCAATTATAGGTATGGAAAACGGCGGAATCATAACGCAAAGTAAAGACACATTGGTTACACTCGGAAATTTTAAAAATCCTGAAGTAATTCTCACTGTTATAGGAATAGCAATAATTGCCATATTAATGACTAAAAAAATAAAGGGTTCAATACTAATAGGTATTATTGCTACAACTATAATAGGCATTCCAATGGGGATTACACACATATCAAATTTAAAAACTATTGCTCAAATTCCACCAAGTTTAGCTCCAACTTTTATGAAATTGGATTTTGCAGGCTTACTTAAACCTGGTACAACAGGAAGTCTAATATCAATATTGACAGGTTTAATAACTGTTATACTGGCTTTCAGTATGGCAGATATGTTTGATGCAATTGGAACATTGATTGGTACTGGAACAAAGACACATATTTTCAACGAAGAAGATTTTGAGAAATCAAAAGGCGGATTTAAGACAAAGTTTGAGAGAGCTTTATTTGCAGACGCTATCGGTACTACTATTGGTTCATTTTTAGGTACGAGCACAATAACAACATACGTTGAAAGTGCCTCAGGTATTAGCGAGGGCGGTAAAACGGGATTGACCTCTGTTGTTGTCGCCATATTATTTCTTGTTTCACTGTTTTTTGCTCCAATCATTGGTATTGTTCCTGCACAGGCAACTGCACCCGCTCTTATAATAGTTGGTGCACTGATGATAAGTTCTGTTACAAAAGTTAACTTTGAAGATTTCAGTGAAGCATTTCCTGCATTTATGACTATTGCATTTATGCCTTTCACATATAGTATTTCAAATGGTATTGCAGTTGGCTTTATTTTCTATCCGATATGTAAGATGGTAGTTGGAAAAGCAAAAGAAGTACATCCGCTCATGTATATCATTGGATTACTTTTCTTACTGAGATTTGCATTTTTTATGGGTTAG